The sequence TGTGGGAACGCACCTTCTCTTTGAGCCCGTTCTCGGCGCCTCCACCTCCGGCTGCGGTTGTGGCACTCCCCGCTCCACCGGCACCACCCGCACCCGCTGGCACAACGCCCGCCTTGTACTGGGCTAGTTCCTCCTTGGCGGAGCTCAGTTCTTCCTCCATCATGTTGTTTTTCTCGATGGAAAGGCGCAGGCGCTCACGCACCTTCTCGTCCAGCGCCTTGTGGTGCTCAAACAGTGACTTGAGCGCCTTGAGCACTTCCACCTCGCTGGAGACGCCGCTCTGGGCAGCGGCCTGTCGCTTTACAACGGTCATCCGTAGGGAGCGCTCGTGGCGGGACACCAAGCACTCCAGATGCTCCAGGAGAAGCTGGAATAAGGGAATTACATCAGTGAAAGGACTTGTAATACTTAATTCGGTGACCGACAATGGAAATGGTTTGTTTTAACTTTTCAAAAtgcattaaatatattatttactaTAACCGCGAAAAATCAGATTACCTCCATATAGCTACCGTAGAAATGTTGTTAAAGCTTAACACACATTAACATTTTTCTGGTGTGTTAAAAAGCGTGAAAAATGCGCAAGACGAGTAGAGATTGAGCATCAGCAGAGGAAGTTCTCGTGTGTCTCAGTAATCTTAATGTGTCAACTTAAGTATAAAAACTCTATCAATTAATACATTTACCGAAGCCAATGGAGGCCTTTCTCTACATATATTACATTGCTTGTCACACCTACTATTTATTTGCAAACAAATTACTATGGATCCTAATGCTGACATCAGTTTGTGGATGAACTTATTAAACATTTGTCTGGTCACTTgtataaacaaaatatttaaacagaCAACCCAGGTAAGAATCACTTTAAagaatatttaactttagtaGAAGATAGTATGGACAAGTGTTTCTATCTATAACATGACTAATTTCTTTAGTGAGTATACGACTTTTTGATGTTTGAATAGTAAATCCACTTGTTGACAAGTAAATTTATTGCCTTACCCTGGTATTATTTCGCTCCGCCTTTAGCTCCCCGATCTCCTCGTCCCGCTCCAAAAGGGTTTCCCGCGCCTGAGTCAGCTCCTTGGTGAGGGTGGCGAACTCCTGGGGGATTGAGATCGGATGGTTAGTAAACCGAATAGCACATATGAAGAACCTCTTTACCTGCGGCAGATTGGCGTTGATCTGGCGCTGCAGACTGTCCCGCTCCTTCTCGACGTCGCGCAGCTTGTTCTCCGTCTCGCCGAGCCGCTCCTGCGCCTCCCTCAGGCTGTCCATCAGCTTGTCCCGCTCGTCCAGCATGGAGACCATCAACTGCTCGAAGTTGGCGTCCTCCCCGCTGAACTGCGAGGAGCGCTGCGAGATGCTATCCTCCGATATCGTGGGCATTACGTCGCACATCATGTTCCACATTATTTAGTTGGGGCCGCCAGACTGTGCGAGAGAAAGAGGGAAATATAGGGGTTATAGCGGGATTGCACAATATGTAGTCTTAAGAGTGTTCCGCAACACCAAACGTACATATAAAACTTACATAtaaaatatacttttaaagAAGTGAGCCAAAAGTGCAATGCTAACCAAAAGTAAGAAAGTTTACATTTTCTTATTGGACAGATCCTTTGTATAAAAAATACCTAGTGCTAATGGGCTATACAATATATTGAACATCTCGGTACCGATATACTCTTTGTTGCTGATTCCGCATATAAAATATACTGAAGATAAATGTGCCATTGACtctttttgaatttaaattttgtatattttttgtagAATTAACTTTTTCTTATAGGATACCTTCTGTTACCATCTGTTTTTTGAGTGGGTGAAATGTTTTAGAATCTGTCTGAAATGCCTGTGCTTTTCAAGTAACATCATTTTCCGATGGAACACCCTGGTCCAGAAAATGTACATTTCTTCCGAATGTGAGTATGTGTGCCCGTGGAGTCCGGCAATTGGAATGCCGAGCATAGTGGGAGAAACATGTCTAATGAGACTTATCATAGGCGCCGCATTGATAACAAGTTTTCTACaccaacacacacacgcacacaggcACATGCACGGCATACACACTCACACGCGCACGCACACTGGCACAGCACTTTTTCTCTTTCGCATAACTGGCATATTTTTTGTGCCTAGGTGTGTCGCCGTCACATTTTGCAACCGCAAATGCCCGAAACAGGGCTAAACTCGCAGCAGATGCACGTTTGCAGCTATTTTCCATGCatttaaataactttttcACCTCAAAATTCCGTTTTGTGGGACGGCATTTGGGCGAAGGAAAAAAAAACTGCGAGAAAATCGCTCCCCACTCCCAAATTCGGCGGAAAACGTACCCCGATCGATCGCACGGCGGCtgggcagcagcagcaacaacaactctGGCCGCGATTTGCCCTTCGCATAGGTCTCCCGgcagtttttaattaaataaaccaAATTCCAAAGAGGTTTTTTTACAATACGAACGTATCGATAGGTTGGATAAATAACGCCTCATGAAATCGAAGAAGAAGCAGAGGCTTATCGATAGGTTGGATAAAACATCGATCAACAAAACGGATAAAGTTGTGAAAAGGTTGCGtgataatatatataaattttgttaaaataaaagacTGAAAAAGGACCTCTAAGGTTTAGGGAAAAACCCTGGGAATTTATTATTGCAAGGACactaaattttgttttggccATAAATCGTTACAAGATCGAAGGCTGCCACCCTTGGTAAAGATACGCGAGGTCTGGCCGCGCTGTAATGTAAATAACATGATAACATTTTAACAGTGATTTTACAAACAATTTTGGCGCACattttcaaaatcaaaataaGTTCAGAAACTTTCAACGCTAATGCGGTTATTTTACGGCATTTTTCGGCTCATAGACGAGAGCATTCCTTGGAGGCTAAAAAAAGAGACAAATATATGACATTTACTGGGACTGGAACaagaaattttttcaataaaagCAATGGAGAATCGAATGGTAACTTGTTTATAAGGTAGACAATGATAGatagttttgttttgcttagaatccaaatatataacttcaaaatAGTAAattttatcattattataaaaaatgatcGATTAATCCATTCGATTACTTTGACTTCGTCAAGTGAATAGCCGAACATCGATAGTCCTAAAATCGATTTTTGTTCCAGCTCTAGGcgttgtgttttattttttttaatagtgAAATTAATCAGTAAAGGCTACTATCATAGGTTTAAACCGTTGCCGAAACACTCAGCGAGCGCCGAAAACAGCAGCGAACGAATACAATGGGGTAAGGACGGTGGGCGTGGTGGTACCGCCTCGAAAAGCAGTTTTTACTGTGGGACAAATCGACGCCGTACTAGCTGACATCTCTCCccatgttgttgttgttgttgctggcgTTCTGTGTGTAGCGGGCGGCGTAAATATGTACAcaaacatacatacacacgCGTGGGCAGGCCAATTATGTGGGTGTGCAGGTGTGTGCGGATGTGCAGGTGTGCGTGTGTTTTCCGCCCGAGAATCAAAAAATCAAAAGCAAGGCTGTCGAAAAGGCTTAGCACATAATGCAATTTAGTCGGCGGTCGCCAGTCGCCAGCGATAACGGAAAGACACTAGAGCTCAGCGGACGATGTCGGCGGATAGGTAATAGATAAGACTTCTTATAGGGTTGGCCCTGGAGACGGAGACCTCCCGGAGTTTGGTAGAGCCCCCAACAAATCAATTACAATCAAAGCAAGAGGCACCAGAATAGACAGTTTACATAGTAACGCGAATTCTTAAGTTCAAGTTCGATATGTATTAAGCCTAACAAATCATTCACGACTTCTCAGAAGCAAGACAAAACATTGTAAAACCTTAACAAAATAGGAACGTAAATTCTTCAGTGTTAAACTGAATTTGGCGATTGAACAAAATAAGATTCAAAAGATCCATaagatacaaaattaaaaaatcgtcATTGGTAGTTACTCCGAAATCTTGTACTCTTTCGAACAGTTTTCTAATAAGCCCACACAAGGCCACCATTTATTACCCACTTGAAAtggaatttttaattaatcaCACCCCTGCCATGCTAATCCCTTTATGGCCCACAGCGAACAACCAATTTTCACCTGCCAGGCGCACGTCTTCCACATCGACCCGAAGACGAAGCGCACCTGGATCACGGCCAGCATGAAGGCGGTCAACGTGAGTTTCTTCTATGACAGCTCGAGGAATCTGTACCGCATCATCAGCGTAGAGGGCACCAAGGCGGTGATAAACTCGACGATCACGCCCAACATGACCTTCACCCAGACCTCCCAGAAGTTCGGTCAGTGGAGCGATGTCCGGGCGAACACGGTGTACGGCTTGGGATTTGCCTCCGAGGCGGAATTGACAAAGGTGGGTTGCTTATCTGTGTCTTATATTTTCTCTAACTAAATCCCCTCCCTTCACAGTTCGTGGAAAAGTTCCAGGAAGTCAAGGAGGCCACCAAGAATGCCATGAAATCCGCTAACGGCTCGAATGCCGTTACACCCACCACCTCGGCCAACACGTCGCCCATTTCCGGGCGAGCTGTGGGCTCCATGCAGAACGACAACACAGCCATCGATCCGCACACCGTGGAGCCGCCCAACATGAGCAACACGAACACCCAGAACGCCAATCCGGACAGTCCCTCCCACAAGCTGCTGAACACCAGCGATGTCAAGCCGGACATCGGATCGGCCACACCCTCGCCGCAGCCCACTTCGGGGGGAACTGCAGTTGGTGGCGGCGGGGGAGTGACCATCTCGTCTGGCGGAAGCATTGTGGGCATGCACACGGGACCGGGAGCGGGCGCCACCGCCGAGCAGCAGCTTAAGTATGAGAACGAACGCCTGAAAATGGCCCTGGCACAAAGGTAAGGGACTGATTAACTATCCTTGGATTGAGGTATCATTCTCTGGCTTCTTTTCAGCTGCGCCAATGCCAAGAAGTGGGAAATCGAGCTGGCTACCTTAAAGAACAACAACATTCGCTTGACCAGTGCTCTTCAGGTGAGCTAATTGTATTTAACTAGTCACAGAGTTTATTTTTCTTATCTCATATATAACTACTAAGCTATACTACTACTAAACTAAAAACGCCTTTCtgtttattctaaaggaatcAACTGCCAATGTAGACGAGTGGAAGCGCCAGCTGCACACTTACAAGGAGGAGAATATTCGCCTAAAGCGGGATATGGAACAGCTTTGCGCGGGCGGAGGTGGTGTCCCTGCAACCGGAGGAGGTGCCGCGGAAGACGAGTTACGTCGCGAGGTGGCCACGCTTAAGGCGCGAACGGAACAACTGCAGAAGGAACTCTTGCAACAGGAAATTGAGCTTAAGTCGGCCAACCTAAGTCTACGCGAAAAGTCCAATGATCAGACGGTAAGTAAACCCATACCATGACTTAATTGATTTAATTATTGGGAACTAATTGATTTAACACATTTACAGCTTGCCAAGTTAAGCGAGTTAAACGTTGTGTTTGCCAAACAACTTTCGGAGCTATATGGGGTGCAGAAGGATATGGAGGGTGTTATACAACTAGCCAAGTGCACTTGAGACACAGAGTTAGCGGTTATTCGAAAGGTTTGGCATACATTTTCTTCTATTATAGTCAAGTTAACTAATCTCCCTGCCAGGTTTCAGCGCAGGAACAGACTACAATGATCAACACTACAACGACATCATCGACAACAACAGGAAGCACGACTAGTAAACGATATTTAAGCAACTTTCCAACGGCCGAGGCAGAGAGCACGCTCTCCAACGTCACCTCGATCCACACCCAGCTGCAGTCGTCGCTTTATGAGACCCAGAACACGGCCCAGCTAAAGGCCATGGACAAACACTCGGCCTTGCTCCAGGAGCTCCATCAGCGACAGGCGGCTCCCAGGCGCAACTCTGCCTCCGCTGAAgcagctgctgcagctgcGGCTGCATCCGGGTCTGGTGGGGCCAAAACAGCCACCATACTCGTATCCAAATCAAAAACCAAAACCGGGCTGCCCCTGTTGCTGAAGAATTCCATTAACAATTAgagaaaatccaagaggaaGGCGACGAGAGAGAGAATTTAGTCAGTGGCATTTTTGTAATCTTTATATTGGTAGTTTGTATACAAGGACAGCGCTAGGAGAGAACCCGCGTACTCCCTCAATCCTCCCCCATCCCCCTAATTTTAGGCCAATATTTGTGTGTATCGTAGCCTCTTTTGGTAACTTCGAATTGAAAACAGAATAAACCTATGCCCAGTATTTTCGTCAAAATTGTTCGCGTCCTTGTGGCACTTATGTAGGTCTTAAATGATTGATTCTCGTGCGCATTCAAGTGCAATATACATTTATCTCTAGtatttaaatgtaataatGATATTATGTGCTCTATACACTTTCAGCTGAttgttaattaatttttaatgagAGCTTGCTAACGAATACTCCCCGAAACTCATTTCCCAAAGAAAAATCCAAGCATTTCTATTGAACAAGTGTCACAAAGATTATTTTGTAAATGTGCTCGACTTTTTATAGTATTTTTAGAAGGAACCTTTTGTATTCTCTAAATCTTAggattaaaatttaaatgtttatttattgaattgtATTTCCAACCCATTCGATTTCACAGTCACCTCACAAGACTCCCGTTTTGCAGTTATGCACTGATTTACTAATATATAtgatatttataaatataaaaattaacgTATGCATAACTAACAATGACTTAGACGACGAACACACTAAGAAACCAATATGGAATATAAAGCTAAAATTAATAAACGAAGAGAAAATTTTATAAGTGGAACGAAGTCCAAGTAAAACACGAGACTAGCAAagtaaatttaaagaaaaccAGTCAAGTATGTGCATCAGTGGACAACTAGTATAATACATTaacaaattattaaaattaatttatatttatcgAATCGAATTAAAAACGCAACTCGAATGAAGCCAGCAAATAATACATAACAGTACACAATCTCCGAAACACAAACACCCACTAAACGAAACGGTTATGAAGCGGTAATTTCGAACGTTTGCGGTTATATTCAAGCCATATTGTTATGCACTCGCTGCATAAATAACCCAGTTGAGAACAAATAAGAATTAATAACGAAAATGAAATGTTGAACATACAAATTTAGCAGTTAAAAGTAaacaacaaatgaaaatatacataaataaataaatatataaaataaagtcAAATTCAACATCaatattcttttatttttagtaGATAATATAACGTATTATTTTAAGCAATAGGGGTAATATTCTAATTCGTCTAAGGACGATTGGCTAAAATGACAATTTAACAGCTTTTATGACATTTTATAggttttattcttatttaaaaCTTCATATACCATATATTATAGTTTTACATTTAGATGTTTTCTAGACGAACAACGATTTATACAACTCGGACTTGGAGCTCTCCGTCCATTCGCTATTTTCGTTGGGCGCCATAAAGTTGATGAGTTTGTTGTGCACCACGTATCTGAAAttatgtttaatattttataagtaAGACATTACTAACTTTACTTCGCTTAATTACCGCAGCTTTCGCCCCTTGCTGGCCCTGGTGTCCACCTTCTTTTTCATCTTCTGGCGCAGCTTCTGAAGCTCCACGAACTGCTTGGTGATCTCACTCATGTTAGAGGAGGTGCTGGCCTTGTACTCGATGAGCTCGCGAAGCTGCTGGTGATAGAAATCGCTATCGTCGTAGATGTGCTTTACCCGCTGCACCGGCTCGTTTTCCTGCTGATCCGCCTGATTGCTCTTTGGCGTCTGCGACTTCTCCACAAGCGCTTCCCGGTTGGCCAGAGCGCTGTCGATCTTCTTGATGATGTCGTAATCCTCCTGCACTGACTTGCGTTTAACACCGGCTCCGGGAGTCAGGAGCTTGGTGCGATCGTCCCACTTTAGCAGGACTTCATTGCGATATCCCGTCATCTGCTGGAAGTTGTTGTGCAGCACAGAGCCAAACTTTTTGGCAGCTGGACCCGAATCCTCAGAAGGCTGCCTGCGCTTGACCGCCTTCCTCAACTCCGAGTTTTGCTGGTGAAGAGCCGACTGGAGAGCCAGCAATTGCTGCAACAGCTTGGAGGAGCGTTCCTGCGCCTCGTTAAGCACCGATTGCAGCTCATCACTCTCGGATCCCAGTTTCACTAGTGTCTCCGGAGCAGGCAACTGGTTCGCTTTGCTTGTAAACTTCTGCGTGTTGATCCTTAGCTCAAGGAGTCGCTCCCAGACGCGAAGTTGGTTTTGGACGCAGAGTCCTTTTTGGATTTCAGCCTGGTGGTTGGTTTTCGACATCACATCCGAGGGTTTGATGGTGCCTTCCTCTGCATCTTCATCGCCGGTATCGTCATCTTCATCGCCGGTATCGTCATCTtcatcgtcatcgtcatcgtcgTCCTCTCCTTCACTTTCTTGGCTGTTGTCCCCAGCGAAATCATCAGAATCAGAGTCATCATCCTCCTCTTCATCATCAAAATGTCCAGCCAATAACTTCTGATTAAAGTCTGGGACATCCCCATCTTGACCGGACTCGGAACCTCCAAGGTCTTCCTCCTCTGAATCTTCAACTTCTCCAGCCTTTAGCTTCTGTTTAAAGTCGGCCAAGTCCCCATCATCTTTATCCTCGTCGCTTTCCTCATAGGACAACTCCTGGTCCTCATCCTCGTCATCAAGCTCCTTGCGGCTGCTGATCTTGCCCTTGTAGCGATCACTTTGCTCCGAGAGCAGCTTTACATTCCTCTTCCTGAAGTCGGTGCTCCGCGCGTCCGGTAGGTCGTATTCCTCCTCCTCGAAGTCCACCAGACGGGGCCCTGTGGTCAcgtcgaagtccgagtcctccGCGCTGTCGCTCTCATTCGGATGGGCAAGAAGTTTGCTGACCTTTTCCGCAACCGTTTGGGGCTGTTTCTTTGATTTTCGCAGCATTTTACTAGAGTTTCATTTATAATTTGAAAGTGAAAGATTCAGTTTACCACATGGGCACAGTGTTGTCAAACCCGCCTTTTCCCGTCACATTTAGCTTTTTTAACGGAGTTGTGGGAATTTCAGCTTTTTTCATCAAATTTAAATGGTAAATACGGAACTCAAACGCTCGTATAgcatctttttttttgtaaatgacagcattgttttgattaaatttagtaagaaaatatttgtatttacattttatttttcattctAACGTCGAAACATCTTTTTTTACCCCAAAGTTACAACACTGTTTGGGATGAGCGGTGTGACCGTTGCCGGTGATTTGAGAATTACCTTCCCAAGCATACACAAAAAATACCAACCGGTGATAAGTTGAACGTTAAggtatattttttgaaaaaccGTTTTTCGAGTATAGACGTTCCAGAAGAACCAAAAGCAGTGAAATCGCTTTTATATTAGCTAcaacaatatatttgattAAGGAAATCTAAGACCAGTTGTTCTTAAACGGTTACTAAAATTCAACTATAGTTTGACCTTCAAACATAATTACTTACGTATGTATAGTAACGGATTTTAAGAAAGGAATGAACGCAATCTTGTTTATTCTTTTCTggtataatatttttatctaCATCTTATGGGTATCATCTACCTTATGGGTACAGCGAACTGTATGCAGTAGTCTTAATGGATGATTTCATAATTGGCAACGTTTtgttaattaatatatttattctcTTAATTTGTTGATTTCAGAAGAATCCTATCGTAGtcctaatttaaaaaataattgttacaTCCTTGTCTAGCTTACACTAATTTACTGAAAATATACTTTTCGCGTcagcttaaatatttaaactaGAAACATTACTGCTGCATAATTTTCGGCATTAAATGTAAGCCACTTTCaaggaaaaacaaaatggCAAATTAATCGTCGTTCCTAAATGTGCAGTTTTCAATAGTAAATGCACATGCTAGCTGACCGCTCATTAGGGCCGGCCGGCTGTCGTCTTATCAGGCGGGGCAGGTGCATCTTGATAAGACCGCGCACACGCCACATTCGTAGCATACAACAGTGCGCGCCTGAACGTGAACTTGAAATCCTTTTGTCCGCTCTCGTGGCCTCATTAACTTTAATGAAGCGTTTTGTCGAATTGCGTATCGTGAGGTTAAATTGTGAGCCTTGGCAATGGACTTGCGGCAGATGCCAGTGTAAGCTCGACGGGATCGGATGTGCTGCGCCATCCGGAATAAAGGATAATCGAGTGTATTGCGCAGCTAACGGAGTCCCATCGACGATAAGGCCTATAAGTAATTCCTTTTTGATTACTTGTTCTGGGGTAAAACGCGACTCATACGTTTGATAAGGGATCCCAACATTTGGCGATCAGACGGACTACCGTTTGAACTTTGAGTCTCGTACACGCATTGATAATCGTGAAATTTATGCGGGCGGGACCTGAAAACGCACATATGTGTGTGTAGAATCACTGGCTATTGGGGTCGCCCGCTGTTATCATCTAACTTCTCTACCCGGTACTCGAAAGTAGGGGTATACTGTTAATGTGGAAAAGAAGGTATTACCTGTCTGGTTTGTATTTATAAGGATTGATATCTCAGGAACCGAAGACGATTTTTTTTCCTCAAGACGAATCCTTAGTTCATCCATTTTCCACCCACATCCCACAATTAATATCCTTTGAACGCGTTTTAGGATCACAGGAACAACATACAGGTAAATTTAATTCCAGTTTCTAATAATTGGTGTAAGCCTAAACCAGGTATTCTTTCGTCGGGACTCTTAAAGTTCCTACTTGCCTCCTCTTATCAGTTGTTGTCGAGATTTCGATTTCGCGGCATCAGCATCCCAGGCAGTCGGTACGTTCAGTCAGTTCCTGCTCGTCGATCGGTGTGTACCTGAAGTACCGTTAGTCCCGAGGGCCTTTAAGAAGCTTTCGTATTATCAACAGTGATAATTACGCGCGTGTGGGCGTGGGAGTTTGGCAGTGAGAACGGTGTATTTCGATTCTGGGAGGTGTGTGAAAATAGTAATAAATTCCTAACGATATTTGGAAACGCAGTCTTAAATCTACCATATCTATATAGTATACGTCAGTTCACGGTGTGGCCGCGTGTTTAGAAAAAGCAAATCAAAACGGAAATCACAAATGGAAGAAAAACAGAAcgaagtaaaaaaatatagttGTATATagaagaaattaaattatacatCACGTACGCGTTCTCGTAATCAAAGATTACGCCTACAATAAGTATATATACGAGTCGATCGATTAGCCAGAGGAAACTAGTTGAATCTTTCTGTAATCTTCGAGGGGTTCCAGCAATCGCTTAGGTAAACTAGCGATTCTACGAGGTGCAACGAGGTTAAGCGTTTAATCATCAAGAAATCTAATAGAACACCTTAGTGTTTTCaaggttttaaatttattttggaaGCACATTTCGCTTTATTTGTTTTCTCTTTTATTTGGTACAACATTTGTTTGAGCACATTAAAACGCCAAGTTCAAAAGGCATCAAACGCGACGCGTCTAAACAAACAACCCGTAAAATAATTCGACTGAAGGATTAATGTGAGACCAATTTGTCGGAGTTTGTTGTTACTATTTTCCGTTCAATTGAGTGAACTTTCTGTTCGATTGAGCGCAATTGATTAACAGATTAATCAGCCAGGGAGAGCGTAAGATGCTCTctattatgattattataGTTATATCAAGTCTAGAAAATGCACAGAGCCGGAGAACTCAGCATAAGTGGAATTTTTATAATCAATTAGGCGAGAGTAACTAGTTCAAGGTCACCACAAGCTAAAGCACCTAAAAATCGGGGCGGCAAACAAAACGTAAAAAATCATAACAATAACATAATAAACATGTTCTTGAACCGAAAAACCCAAAGGAATCGAAAAAGTGTTCATTATCAAATTGAGTGTAATTGATTCGGTTAATTGAGTGAGTGTCTGCCATGACAAGATAGGGATTCTGTTTGTGTTTTTCATTGTTGGATTATCTCAAGAGTGCCGAcgaatataatataaaagtttCGCAAATAATTGACAGGCCCCCAAGCCCCAAATGTTCTGCCAATAATGCAAAGTTTATGGATATATAGGTAAAATAGATATGTT is a genomic window of Drosophila suzukii chromosome 2L, CBGP_Dsuzu_IsoJpt1.0, whole genome shotgun sequence containing:
- the Aatf gene encoding protein Aatf yields the protein MLRKSKKQPQTVAEKVSKLLAHPNESDSAEDSDFDVTTGPRLVDFEEEEYDLPDARSTDFRKRNVKLLSEQSDRYKGKISSRKELDDEDEDQELSYEESDEDKDDGDLADFKQKLKAGEVEDSEEEDLGGSESGQDGDVPDFNQKLLAGHFDDEEEDDDSDSDDFAGDNSQESEGEDDDDDDDEDDDTGDEDDDTGDEDAEEGTIKPSDVMSKTNHQAEIQKGLCVQNQLRVWERLLELRINTQKFTSKANQLPAPETLVKLGSESDELQSVLNEAQERSSKLLQQLLALQSALHQQNSELRKAVKRRQPSEDSGPAAKKFGSVLHNNFQQMTGYRNEVLLKWDDRTKLLTPGAGVKRKSVQEDYDIIKKIDSALANREALVEKSQTPKSNQADQQENEPVQRVKHIYDDSDFYHQQLRELIEYKASTSSNMSEITKQFVELQKLRQKMKKKVDTRASKGRKLRYVVHNKLINFMAPNENSEWTESSKSELYKSLFV
- the homer gene encoding LOW QUALITY PROTEIN: homer protein homolog 1 (The sequence of the model RefSeq protein was modified relative to this genomic sequence to represent the inferred CDS: substituted 1 base at 1 genomic stop codon), whose protein sequence is MSADSEQPIFTCQAHVFHIDPKTKRTWITASMKAVNVSFFYDSSRNLYRIISVEGTKAVINSTITPNMTFTQTSQKFGQWSDVRANTVYGLGFASEAELTKFVEKFQEVKEATKNAMKSANGSNAVTPTTSANTSPISGRAVGSMQNDNTAIDPHTVEPPNMSNTNTQNANPDSPSHKLLNTSDVKPDIGSATPSPQPTSGGTAVGGGGGVTISSGGSIVGMHTGPGAGATAEQQLKYENERLKMALAQSCANAKKWEIELATLKNNNIRLTSALQESTANVDEWKRQLHTYKEENIRLKRDMEQLCAGGGGVPATGGGAAEDELRREVATLKARTEQLQKELLQQEIELKSANLSLREKSNDQTLAKLSELNVVFAKQLSELYGVQKDMEGVIQLAKCTXDTELAVIRKVSAQEQTTMINTTTTSSTTTGSTTSKRYLSNFPTAEAESTLSNVTSIHTQLQSSLYETQNTAQLKAMDKHSALLQELHQRQAAPRRNSASAEAAAAAAAASGSGGAKTATILVSKSKTKTGLPLLLKNSINN